DNA from Halodesulfovibrio sp.:
TTTACAAGCGATTCGGAAGGCGTAAGCATAACGGTTAATGACAACGGTAAAGGCTTCCCTGAAGGAACAGTGCAGAAAGGGCTGCAAAAAGGGTTTGGGTTGTTGACTATCCAAGAGTCTGTGTATCACCTTGGTGGGGATGTGCAATATACGTCAAACGGGGTTGGCGGTAGTGTGCGCATTGATTTTCCTTTCAAACAAATAGCGCCGGTTTCAGAATTTCAAACAGGCGCTGCTACGGGAACGTATGATGGATAAAACAATTCGCGTTGTCATTGCTGACGACCATAAAGTCTTTTTAGAAGGGCTTTGTTCGTTGGTAAAAGATGAAAGCGACATTGAAATTGTGGGTAAAGCGGCAAGCGGGGTAGAGCTTTTAGAGCTTGTAGATACACTGCGTCCAGATGTGGTTATCTCAGATATAAGTATGCCGGATATGAACGGAATTGTTGCCGCGCAAAAAATAACTCAGGATTTTCCTGATACGCGCATTATCGCGCTTTCTATGCATAAAGATAGGCAGTTTGTGCGGGAAATTCTTAAAACAAACGCCTACGGATTCTTGCTGAAAGATTGTTGTTTCGATGAGTTAGCGAATGCTGTACGTGCTGCGATGGCTGGAGAAATCTGTTTGAGTGAGCCTCTTAGGGATTCTGTAGTGATGGACTATATCGGTACGCTACGTAATCCAAAGGATGAAGAGGTTGCTTTATCTGTACGTGAGAGTGAAGTGCTTAAATTAATTGCCGAAGGTAATAGTACTAAAGAGGTTGCAGAGCAGTTGTGCATCAGTGCTAAAACTGTTGAAACGCATCGCAGGCAGATTATGCAAAAAACAAAGTACTCTAATATTGCAGAGCTTACAAAGTACGCAATTCGCTGTGGATTAACTACTGTTTAAACGCTCAAACAATATATTGGAAAATCAGAGGGATAAGGATAATCCTTAGAGGTATTCTACCTTTTCCCGATTGAGAGCTGTGTTGGTTCAATTTATATATAAATTCCTTAATGGCATTAATCCTCCGGTGGAAGCCGAAGCAATATAAGGAGTTTCATAATGAGAATTCTCAGAATTAACACTCGTACTCAAGAGTACGCATTTGAAGAACTTGGTGAATACGTAGGGCTTGGTGGGCGCGCGTTTACATCTCGTGTAATTAACAAAGAAGTTCCAGCAGATTGCCATGCGCTTTCCGCAGAAAACAAGCTCGTTTTTGCTTCCGGTGTGCTTGCGTGCACAAATGCTGCTAACTCTGGTCGTCTTTCTGTTGGTGCAAAATCACCACTCACTGGCGGCATCAAAGAAAGTAACTCTGGCGGTCAGTTTGCAAATCAAATGGGTAAAATGGATCTTCAGGCAATTATCTTTGAAGATAAGCCGGAAGATGACACAGAGTTCGTAAATATTTTTATTTCTAAAGATGAAGTAACATTTTCTTCCGCAGCAGACCTTGTTGGTATGAAAAACTACCCTGCACAGGAAAAGTTGCAAGAAAAGTTCGGCGAAAAAGCTGTTACTTGTCTTTGTGGTCCTGCTGGTGAGCACTGCATGCAGGCTGCAACCATTCAATTCTCAGACCCTGAAGGGCTTCCGACTCGTTCAGCTGGTCGTGGTGGTATGG
Protein-coding regions in this window:
- a CDS encoding response regulator transcription factor, coding for MMDKTIRVVIADDHKVFLEGLCSLVKDESDIEIVGKAASGVELLELVDTLRPDVVISDISMPDMNGIVAAQKITQDFPDTRIIALSMHKDRQFVREILKTNAYGFLLKDCCFDELANAVRAAMAGEICLSEPLRDSVVMDYIGTLRNPKDEEVALSVRESEVLKLIAEGNSTKEVAEQLCISAKTVETHRRQIMQKTKYSNIAELTKYAIRCGLTTV